From the genome of Adhaeribacter pallidiroseus:
AAAATGTGTATTAATCCCCCGACAGCATCAGGAAAACCTAAAAAGCCAATGAGCCATAAAATGACCAGAACAACTGCAATTACGTAAAGCAAATTTCCCATAGTTTTTTAAAATTTTGTTTGGTTGGTTCTTATAGGGGAGTTGTTCTTGATTTATTAACACCTCCCTATATTGTATTCTTCAGCTTTACGTACAAACATCAGAAAAGATTTATATAGTACTATTTTCCTAAAAATTTTTATTTATTTCCATAGCGGCATTTCATCACCTCCGATAAATTACAAATCTCTCCAGAATAATCTAAATGTATTACATTCAATCATTTCGTTATCAGCAAAATAGACATAATTTTAAAAAAATTTAAAAATATAACTTTTTTGATTATAAAATGATTTTTAAACAATTTTAAGGCAAATAGATTGTATTGGCAGCTAAGCACCATTAGTTTTCTATTGTAAATATTAAAAAATACACCTATGATACATAAAGTAGCCGTAATTGGATCCGGTACTATGGGGAATGGCATTGCCCACGTATTGGCGCAACATCATTATCCGGTACATCTCATCGATATTTCGTCAGAAGCCCTACAAAAAGCGCAACAAACCATTTCCAGAAACCTGGACCGCATGCTGGCGAAACAGCAAATTACGGAAGAACAAAAAACCCAAACTTTACAAAATATAACCTGGCACACGGACTTAGCC
Proteins encoded in this window:
- a CDS encoding lmo0937 family membrane protein, which produces MGNLLYVIAVVLVILWLIGFLGFPDAVGGLIHILLVIAVIAVILRLIRRA